From one Bradyrhizobium sp. Ash2021 genomic stretch:
- a CDS encoding DUF1127 domain-containing protein → MLLSLIRMIQAFRDYQRNVSELSQLSDRELADIGLDRSDIPRVAAGNYNG, encoded by the coding sequence ATGTTGCTCTCGCTCATCCGCATGATCCAGGCGTTCCGGGACTATCAGCGCAATGTCAGCGAATTGTCCCAGCTTAGCGATCGCGAACTGGCCGATATCGGCCTTGATCGCTCGGACATTCCGCGCGTTGCAGCCGGGAACTATAACGGCTGA
- a CDS encoding DUF1488 family protein, with the protein MPLTRGKIVGYDTERLAFGFTMQNGDDTVQCQISDAAMDELAGERGTPSIARQAQFLALRDSVERIASDLFDAGPTVKGSVIRIFTKHIQKQT; encoded by the coding sequence ATGCCGCTGACGCGTGGCAAAATTGTCGGATATGACACCGAACGCCTGGCGTTCGGATTTACGATGCAAAACGGCGACGACACCGTCCAATGTCAGATCAGCGACGCGGCGATGGACGAGCTTGCGGGCGAAAGGGGAACGCCGAGCATCGCGCGGCAGGCGCAATTCCTGGCCCTGCGGGATTCCGTCGAGCGCATCGCATCCGATCTGTTCGACGCCGGCCCGACCGTCAAAGGCTCCGTGATCAGGATATTCACCAAGCATATCCAAAAACAGACTTGA
- the trmFO gene encoding methylenetetrahydrofolate--tRNA-(uracil(54)-C(5))-methyltransferase (FADH(2)-oxidizing) TrmFO: MTAQKSPTETVHVIGAGLAGSEAAWQIANAGIAVVLHEMRPHRMTEAHRTEGLAELVCSNSFRSDDAANNAVGLLHAEMRRLGSLIMRAADANQVPAGGALAVDRDGFSAAVTKALGDHPLIEIDRAEIAGLPPGEWDNVIVATGPLTSAPLADAVRQLTDENALAFFDAIAPIVHKESIDMSVAWFQSRYDKVGPGGSGADYINCPMTKEQYDAFVDALLAGEKVDFKDWETSTPYFDGCLPVEVMAERGHETLRHGPMKPVGLTNPRDPTIKPYAIVQLRQDNKLGTLYNIVGFQTKLKHGAQQRVFRTIPGLEHAEFARLGGLHRNTFLNSPKLLDQQLRLRAQPRLRFAGQMTGCEGYVESASIGLIAGLYAGANARAQELAPPPSTTALGSLLGHITGGHIETVDAGPRSFQPMNINFGLFPPLATPPTKKPDGTRLRGNEKTVAKKQAMSARALADLDRWIADHLRVAAAA, translated from the coding sequence ATGACTGCTCAGAAATCCCCAACCGAAACCGTGCACGTGATCGGCGCCGGCCTCGCCGGCTCGGAAGCCGCCTGGCAGATCGCCAATGCCGGCATTGCCGTGGTCCTGCATGAGATGCGTCCGCACCGGATGACCGAGGCGCATCGCACCGAGGGTCTTGCCGAACTCGTCTGCTCCAATTCGTTCCGCTCCGATGATGCCGCCAACAATGCGGTTGGCCTGCTGCACGCCGAAATGCGCCGGCTGGGCTCGCTGATCATGCGCGCCGCCGACGCCAACCAGGTGCCGGCCGGCGGGGCGCTGGCGGTCGACCGCGACGGCTTTTCCGCCGCCGTCACCAAGGCGCTCGGGGATCATCCCCTGATCGAGATCGACCGCGCCGAAATCGCCGGCCTGCCGCCCGGCGAATGGGACAATGTCATCGTAGCCACCGGCCCACTCACCTCAGCGCCGCTGGCGGACGCGGTCCGCCAGCTCACCGACGAGAACGCGCTGGCGTTCTTCGATGCGATCGCGCCGATCGTGCACAAGGAATCCATCGACATGTCGGTGGCGTGGTTTCAGTCGCGCTACGACAAGGTTGGGCCCGGCGGTTCCGGCGCCGATTACATCAACTGTCCGATGACGAAAGAGCAGTACGACGCTTTCGTCGACGCGCTGCTGGCCGGCGAGAAAGTCGACTTCAAGGACTGGGAGACCAGTACGCCCTATTTCGACGGCTGCCTGCCGGTCGAGGTGATGGCCGAACGCGGACACGAGACGCTGCGGCACGGGCCGATGAAGCCGGTCGGGCTGACTAATCCGAGAGATCCGACCATAAAACCCTACGCCATCGTGCAGCTGCGCCAGGATAACAAGCTCGGCACGCTCTACAATATCGTCGGCTTCCAGACCAAGCTGAAGCACGGCGCGCAGCAGCGCGTATTCCGTACCATTCCAGGCCTCGAGCACGCCGAATTCGCCCGGCTCGGCGGCCTGCATCGCAACACTTTTCTGAATTCGCCGAAGCTTTTGGATCAGCAATTGCGCCTTCGCGCCCAGCCGCGGCTGCGCTTTGCCGGACAGATGACCGGCTGCGAAGGCTATGTGGAATCCGCCAGCATCGGATTGATCGCCGGCCTCTACGCCGGAGCCAACGCCCGCGCACAGGAGCTGGCGCCGCCGCCATCGACCACGGCACTGGGCTCGCTGCTCGGCCACATCACCGGTGGTCACATCGAGACCGTCGACGCCGGGCCGCGCTCGTTCCAGCCGATGAACATCAATTTCGGCCTGTTTCCGCCGCTCGCCACGCCTCCGACCAAAAAGCCCGACGGCACGCGGCTGCGGGGCAACGAGAAGACGGTCGCCAAGAAGCAGGCGATGAGCGCCCGCGCGCTTGCCGATCTCGATCGCTGGATCGCCGATCACTTACGCGTAGCGGCGGCGGCGTAA
- a CDS encoding serine/threonine protein kinase has protein sequence MSLPRDDAAVLSARWTEGVLLKRDVFSTVERGRFRDGDGEVDAVLRRLDQVPPWSFALALHLFARERRALALARDLDVGPRLLWAGKRALVRGFIDGVALHLAKPHGDVAYFRSAKAALRRLHRAGICHNDLAKEQNWLRGTDGRAYVTDFQLAACFKSRSRLFRIAAYEDLRHLLKHKRSYAPEALTPSERKVLAKKSAVASVWLKTGKKIYQAVTRGLFNFTDREGGGRRLVNDAPVLIDLIRKNPDVRDTAIVAFADRRVGVGLYAFVEADQTSLEKQLRSELSSAKGVKPPEHIQVVHALPRDSAGKPRTEILQLVAMNQIDLIEPMMRSDADREFLKDILEQRKNLRDRFNFETADMDTPSSHVPDVITREDG, from the coding sequence ATGAGCTTACCCCGGGATGACGCCGCGGTATTGTCGGCGCGATGGACCGAAGGCGTATTGCTGAAGCGCGACGTGTTTTCGACCGTCGAGCGCGGCCGTTTTCGCGATGGTGACGGCGAAGTCGATGCGGTGCTGCGCCGGCTCGATCAGGTGCCGCCATGGTCCTTTGCGCTGGCGCTTCACCTGTTTGCGCGCGAACGCCGCGCGCTGGCGCTGGCGCGCGACCTCGATGTCGGTCCACGGCTGCTATGGGCGGGAAAGCGCGCGCTGGTGCGCGGCTTCATCGACGGCGTCGCACTTCATTTGGCCAAACCGCACGGCGACGTCGCCTATTTCCGCTCCGCCAAGGCGGCGCTGCGCCGGCTGCACCGCGCCGGCATCTGCCATAACGATCTGGCCAAGGAACAGAACTGGCTGCGCGGCACCGACGGCCGCGCCTATGTCACCGATTTCCAACTCGCCGCCTGCTTCAAGAGCCGCAGCCGGCTGTTTCGGATCGCGGCTTACGAGGATCTGCGGCATCTCCTGAAACACAAGCGCAGCTACGCGCCGGAAGCACTGACGCCGAGCGAGCGCAAGGTTCTTGCGAAAAAGTCGGCGGTCGCCAGCGTCTGGCTCAAGACCGGCAAGAAAATCTACCAGGCGGTCACTCGCGGCCTGTTCAACTTCACCGACCGCGAAGGCGGCGGCCGGCGGCTGGTCAACGACGCGCCGGTCCTGATCGACCTGATCCGGAAAAACCCGGATGTACGCGATACCGCCATTGTCGCTTTCGCCGACCGGCGCGTCGGCGTCGGGTTGTATGCGTTCGTGGAAGCCGACCAGACCTCGCTCGAAAAGCAGTTGCGCAGCGAATTGTCGTCGGCCAAGGGCGTCAAGCCGCCGGAACATATCCAGGTGGTGCACGCATTGCCGCGCGACAGCGCCGGCAAACCCCGCACCGAGATCCTGCAACTGGTGGCGATGAACCAGATCGACCTGATCGAGCCGATGATGCGCAGCGATGCCGACCGGGAATTCCTGAAGGATATTCTGGAACAGCGAAAAAATCTGCGGGACCGGTTCAATTTCGAGACGGCGGACATGGATACGCCGTCTTCGCACGTTCCGGATGTCATTACCCGCGAAGACGGGTGA